The following coding sequences are from one Deltaproteobacteria bacterium window:
- a CDS encoding redoxin domain-containing protein — MIPVSSAAQEAPDFPSGMEWLNTGGPLSLKELRGKVVLLDFWTYCCINCMHVIPDLKKLETKYADELVVIGVHSAKFSTEKETQNIREAIMRYELVHPVVNDRDMRIWDAYDVHAWPTLILIDPAGNIVGAISGEGVYEPLDGLIGQVAADFEKRGLLNKKPLTLPLEKNRVKEAPLSFPGKVLADKASKRLFIADSNHNRIVVASLEGEVREVIGSGETGLTDGGYAKATFNHPQGMAPDGDTLYVADTENHALRAIDLKNKTVKTIAGTGKQADRFHSGGAAGSVSLNSPWDLLMHDGSLYVAMAGFHQIWKMDLKSGEIHPFAGSGREARIDGPLNQAALAQPTGNTEEDQVTPSPADIPTPTPVTNTAPAPQATPEPEPLPESSSARA; from the coding sequence ATGATTCCGGTAAGTTCAGCCGCCCAGGAGGCCCCCGATTTTCCTTCGGGGATGGAGTGGCTTAATACCGGAGGCCCCTTGAGCCTGAAAGAGTTGCGGGGGAAGGTGGTCCTTCTCGATTTTTGGACCTACTGTTGCATCAACTGCATGCATGTGATCCCCGATCTGAAAAAACTGGAGACAAAATACGCGGACGAACTGGTGGTCATCGGCGTCCATTCGGCCAAGTTTTCCACCGAAAAGGAGACGCAGAATATCCGCGAGGCGATCATGCGGTATGAGCTGGTTCATCCGGTGGTCAACGACAGGGATATGCGGATTTGGGACGCCTACGATGTGCATGCCTGGCCGACCCTTATTTTGATCGATCCGGCGGGAAATATTGTCGGCGCCATTTCGGGCGAGGGGGTTTATGAGCCGTTGGATGGATTGATCGGACAGGTTGCCGCCGATTTTGAAAAGCGGGGGCTTTTAAACAAAAAACCGCTCACGTTGCCGCTCGAGAAAAACCGGGTTAAAGAGGCGCCTCTTTCGTTTCCGGGCAAGGTCCTGGCCGACAAGGCATCAAAACGGTTGTTCATCGCCGATTCAAATCACAACCGGATTGTTGTTGCCTCCCTGGAGGGAGAGGTCCGGGAGGTGATCGGAAGCGGTGAAACCGGATTGACTGATGGCGGCTATGCGAAGGCGACATTTAATCACCCGCAGGGGATGGCGCCGGATGGCGACACTCTTTACGTGGCCGACACCGAAAATCACGCCCTTCGGGCGATCGACCTCAAAAACAAAACGGTAAAGACGATTGCGGGAACGGGCAAACAGGCGGACCGTTTTCACTCGGGCGGTGCGGCCGGGTCGGTGAGTCTCAATTCCCCGTGGGATCTTCTGATGCATGACGGTTCACTTTATGTGGCCATGGCCGGTTTTCATCAGATCTGGAAAATGGATTTGAAATCAGGCGAAATCCACCCCTTCGCCGGAAGCGGCCGCGAGGCGCGGATTGACGGACCTTTAAATCAGGCGGCGCTGGCCCAGCCGACGGGTAATACCGAAGAAGACCAGGTCACCCCGTCGCCGGCAGATATTCCGACGCCGACCCCGGTCACCAATACCGCACCCGCGCCGCAGGCAACGCCCGAGCCCGAGCCCTTGCCGGAATCATCCTCGGCCCGGGCGTAG